The region ATCCACCACCGCAGGATCAAAGCGGCGACCAGAGCCTTGAACAATCACATCATGCGCCTGGCGTGCATCGAGCTTGCGCTGCCCAATCAGCCCCAATTGCAAACTGTCATATTCGCTGGCCACAGACAAAATTCGCGCACCCAACGGGATTTGCTCTTCAGAAAGTCGCCGCGGATAGCCACCACCATCAAACCGCTCCAAATGGTTCTTGATGATTTCCACGGCACCTTTAAGCTCGTCAAGAGGCATCAGCACAGTCTCGGCAATGGAGGGGTATTTACGGAAAACCTCCAGTTGCCGGGTATTCAACATCACCACTGGCGTATTGAGCAACTCATCTTCAAAACCTACTTTACCGACTTCGTGCAGTAAACCGGCCACAAATATTTCCTGCGCCTGCTTGGCATCAAGCCCCATTTGCACGGAAATCCTTCGAGCCATGTCAGCGACACGCCGGGCATGACCAGCCAGGTTGTTGTGCCGCAATTCGATCAAAGAGGTAAACACCTTGATGGAGGTAATGAAGTTATTGCGCATACGCTCATTGGCCTGCCGCAGTTCTTGGGTACGGGTATGCACCCGGACTTCAAGACTGTCATTCATGGCCTTGAGTTCTTCGTTTTGCTGCTGCACCAGCGCCTGGAGCCTTTTTTGCTCCATTTCCATGGCCCGGTGCTGCAAGGCACCACGCACCACCAAGAAAATGTCGTTGTCATCCCAGGGTTTGGCAATGTAGCGGTAAATTTCACCTTTGTTGATGGCACCCATCACGGCATTGATGTCAGCATACCCGGTGAGCAGCAAACGCATGGTGTCCGGCCAACGCAGACGTACCTGCTCCAAAAACGTCACACCATCCATTTCTGGCATACGCATATCTGAAATTACCAGATCAAAGGCTTGGGTTTGCATCAGAGCCAACCCGGCTTGCCCACTCTGAGCCACCTGTACCGCCAAACCCTTGGCACGAAACAGACGGCGCAAAGCCGACAAGATACCAGCCTCATCATCCACACACAAAATAGTGGGTATTTGCTCGTTAGACACCCCAAAAGCGCCGGTATCAGTCATATTGGTTGAGACTCCGTTGGGCCATTCAAACCCCTAAAGATGGGAAAACACATGAGCTTCATTCAGCAGCGGGCCAAGATCACCCAGGCTGGCCTTCACGTTTTCAAGTTTACCGCCCAGCCTGTTGGCTACACAGTCAGCCAATTCTTCGATCACCAGCCAGCCACCAAACTCAAAACCAAGTAGTTTGCTGATTTGATTAGCCGCAACCATCGCAGCCATCATGGGGGTGTCCGAAGACTCTGGTTCATGCTGATAACGAATTGTCTGTACCAAATCAGGCGGAAAACGCCATTTTTCGGCCAACATGGCGCCCACTTGTGCATGATCAACGCCAATCACCTCCTGAAACGCCTGGTGCAAAGGGAGCCCTTGCCAAAGGCTAAGCTCCATGGATTTTCGAAAATCAGTCGGCATGAATTGCGCGACCACCACCTTGCCAAAATCATGCAATAAACCGGCAATAAAGCAGTCATTGGCATCGGCATCAGGCATACGCTGTGCCAACTGGCGGGCAATGGCTGCCGTCGCCATGGAGTGCATCAAATACCGCTGACCATCAAAGCCTGACAAAGGGCTACTGGGCAACATGCCAATGGCAGCCATACTCAAAGCCAGATTCTTGATGGTATTGAACCCCAGAAAAACCACCGCATGATCCACGGAAGTAATTTGCTTGGCCAAGCCGTAATACGCCGAATTCACCACACGCAACACTTTGATAGTGACCACCGGGTCACGATTGATCACCTGTACCAAATCTTTAGGCGAGCAAGACACATCACGTGTGAGTGCCAAAATCTGCTCCACACTTTTGGGAAAGGCAGGCATGTGCTCAACAGCAGCCATGAGCCGCAGGGACAAATCAGGATTCATTGCGTCTACTCATGACCAAAATCACCTTGATATTCATCGCCATTGTGAAGACGGCAACCATCTGATGGACACCCAAAATCTGTGCATTGGGGTAGGCTTTCATTTTATGACTGAAGATCACCAATCAGCTGCCACCTGAACTGACTTGCAAACGCAAGATCCATGTGTCACGTGCAGTGTGTCTGGAACTTATTAACAATAACATCAACAGCCATTGATGCTGCCGCAACAATTTCATATCGCCCGCGTCCACAACCCTCAAGCAACACCTTTCAATAGCCGATTGAAAGGTATATTGTGGTCATTCATTTATTCAGGATACCAACGTGCACACTGCCAAATACAAAATCTGGATACAGCTGTTAGCGACCATCGGCGTAGCATTATTGGTAGTTTGGACTGGCGTAGTCATTTGGCAAGGACATGTCACACGCCAAGCCGCACTTGAGCAAGCCACTGATTTTTCTGTCAGTATGCACGATGCCACCATGGCAGGGCTAACCGGCATGATGGTCACCGGCACCGTTGCCCAGCGAGATGTGTTTCTGGATCAAGTTAAACATTTGGGCTCCATTCGCGATTTACGGGTACTCAGGGCTGAAGCTGTGACCTCGGTATTTGGAGCGGGCACTGAAAAAGACGACAGCAAACCTGACTCATTGGAGCAACAGACGCTGCGAAATGGTCAGACCATCGTGCAGGTGGAATCGGATTCCAATGGTGAGTATTTGCGTGTTGTTCGCCCGGCCATAGCCTCAAAAAACTCCCTCGGCAAGGATTGCACCAGTTGCCATGTGGTGCCCGTGGGCACAGTCCTGGGGGTTGTCAGCATGAAAGTATCCTTGGATAAGGTTAATGCCAGTTTGGCTGACCAGCGATTGAAGTCGATTTTGGCCGCGCTCATTACCTGCATTCCAGTACTGATGCTGATTTACCCTTTTATCCGAAAAGTTGTGACGAGCCCGCTTGAGAGAAGTGTGGACGTAGCCCGAGGAATTGCAACAGGTGACCTGACCCAACACATTGAAATCCACTCACACAACGAAATGGGTGAGTTACAGCAAGCCCTAAAAGACATGAATGCCAGTCTGGAAGGCATCGTGCGCCAAGTGCGTGTGGGAACAGACACCATCTTTAATGCCTCCAGCGACATTGCCAGCGGCAACCTGGACTTGTCCAACCGCACAGAGTTACAAGCCAGCTCGTTGGAAAACACTGCCGCTTCCATGGCACAAGTGACCGCCGCAGTCAATCAAAACGCAGAGCACGCTCGCCGGGCCAATCAATTGGCACAAAGCGCCTCTGATGTGGCTGTACACGGTGGCAACGTGGTGTCTGGGGTTATTGACACCATGGCCTCCATCAACACCTCATCCAAGCGCATTGTGGACATCATTGCGGTGATTGACGGTATTGCCTTCCAGACCAATATTCTGGCTCTGAATGCTGCGGTAGAAGCTGCCCGAGCCGGGGAGCAAGGTCGTGGCTTTGCAGTAGTAGCGGCTGAAGTGCGTAACCTAGCCAAGCGTTCTGCTGATGCAGCGCAAGAAATCAAGGCTCTAATTAACGATTCGGTCACCAAGGTCGAGGCTGGAAGCAACTTGGTGCAGCAAGCAGGTAGCACCATGAACGACATTGTGGACAGCATCCGCCATGTAACTGACATCATGGGAGAAATCACTGCGGCCAGTGCTGATCAAACTGCAGATATTGAGCGCGTTGGCAATGCTATCGACGAAATGAACCAGGTCACCCAACAAAATGCCGCCTTGGTTGAACAGGCAGCTGCGGCAGCGCAATCTTTGCAAGACCAGGCAGAACATTTGGAACAGGTTGTCAGCGCCTTTAAAATTATTGAGCTAAATAGTGCTCTAACGCATACAAAAAGGGCATGAGAAGCTATATATTAAATAGCATTCATCGCAACAATCGGCAATACACCCCAGTTATCTGAAAACAACATCCTGACGTTGGTAACGGCAAACGCTGACCGCCAGCACTATCCTGGATTTCAAAAAAATCATAAAGCCACAAAATATTCTGTATCTTGAAGACCTTTTCAATAGTGAGTGATCAGACTGTCCATCGATAGTACAAAAGCAAAGGGTGCGCCTGACATACGCCTCTTCGCTGATCTGTTACAAGCTTTCCTACATCATCAACGACTGCACTCATGCCCTCAAACACATCTCCTAGTCTCCATACAGCTACGCGCCCCTGCCTGCCGCGCATCCATTGGGCAGTGTCTGGCCAAGCATTCTCTGGGTTATGGCGTAGTGAGCGCGGCAGTGCGCCGCCCAAACATGTGGTGTTGGCCGACGACACGCTGACTGCGGACAGCGCCTACCGTTTGGCCTGCGCCGGAACCGGTATCTTGTGGCGTGGTGATTTTCAAAACGCCCGTCAAATGCTGCAAGCCATGGCGCGGCGCATTGACCAAGTACCCAAACGCAAACGCACCAAAGCAGCGCAACCAATTCCGATTACCGAAGCATTCAACCTGCACCGCCAAGCGCAAGCGCAACGGGCACGCACACTGGGTATGCTACTCATTGAAATGGATGCCAGTTACCACATAGCCTTGCGCCGCGCACCCAATGTAGTGAATGCTTGCACCCAAGCTTGGACAAACTCCGAAGCATCTATGCAGGACACCCAAGATGCGGATGGCAGTAACTCAGTGGTATCCCTGCGTGAATTACTGGGCATCACCAGCGCAGCGGAATGGCGGCGTGTGGGAGTTGAGATTGCCGCATTGGGCTCGGCACCACACAATCGCATCCACCCACATTACGGTGTGTATTCCCCGGTGCGTGGCGAATATATTGGTTTGGTAGCCAGCGCCCACCTACCCAAGCCAGCCAAAGGACAGGCTGACATTGTGGCGTTTGACATTGGCACAGGCACGGGTGTGTTGGCTGCGGTGTTGTTACAACGCGGAGTAGGCCATGTCATTGCAACAGATTCCGAGCCCCGCTCACTGGCTTGTGCCCTAGATAACATGACCCAACTGGGGTTAACACAACACATCACCTTGCTGCAAACAGATTTATTTCCTTCAGGCCAAGCATCTTTGATCGTCTGCAACCCACCCTGGCTGCCTGTCAGACCTGGCTCGCCATTGGAGCGAGCGGTGTATGACGAAGGTGGTCAGATGCTACGAGGATTTTTGGCCGGATTGACCTCCCATTTGCTGCCGGGCGGTGAAGGTTGGCTGATTTTGTCTAACTTGGCCGAACTTCTGGGCCTGCGCAGTCGCACGGAGCTGCTGCATGCTTTTGAACAAAACGGTTTACGCGTTATTAGCCGCATCGATGCAAAACCCCTGCACCCCAAAGCACAAGACAGCACAGATGCACTGCATCAGGCGCGTGCCAAAGAAGTCACCTCACTCTGGCGTTTAGCCGCCCAAAAACCCAACTCATCTCAACCTTGCATACGTGAAGCCACTGCAGATTAAAGGAATTCGATCCTTGAACTCGACTTCGTAAAGAATGAGACCGCTTTGGAAACATCAAAAACCCACATAAAGCCCCTACTTACAACACCTAATCTGAAATGTCTATGGATTTAACGTATTAATATCATAGAATGGGCCCGTTTGAAATCTTCACCATTCAAGGAGTTTGCTATGAAGCTGCAAAAAATCACAAAATTACTTGCTTCCATTGTTGTGGTTTCTGCCGCCTGTGCGAATGCTCAAGCGACCGAGTACAACCTCTTGAACATCCATAACGAAGGCCCTTGGTGGATTGGTGGTTCATGGACAGCGGGCTCCTCACTTGGATCCACGTTCTCGGATATTTTTAATATTTCGTTCGACCGTGGTGGTGTCATTCAAACCAGTCTAAACCCTGCTTGGGGCGTGACACTGACCAGTGCCAGTGTCAACGGTTTGAATTTTGGTTCATCCAACAGTTTGAGTACAACTTTTAATGCTGGTGTGGTGTATCACCTAAGCCTCTCGGGCACTGCCGTTCCTGGCAGTGGCGGCTATGGCGTGGCATTTAATGGCTCACCAGTGGCCGCAGTTCCCGAACCGGAAACACTTGCCATGTTGTTGGCGGGTTTGGGGTTGGTCGGCTGGTCTGTTCGTCGCCGTCAAGAAAAATCAGCCAGTTTGGCCGTGTAATTACCGTATTACGGCTCTTGGCTTAAAAAGGGATTGCATTGCAATCCCTTTTTTTTTGCTAAAGTCAGCTCTTCATTCCAATACACATCTTAGTGGTAGTGTGCTTTACTCCGTTGAACTTCTTGTAAACCCCGACCTACTCTGCCAAGCATTGAGTCCATTCGCCTTCAGCACACTCTTGCACAAGATAGTAAAGTGCGAAGTCATCATGAAGAAACCCCTCCCGTAATGACCCAATGGTCACCAGTGAAGTCGTTGTCAAAGCGTACGCATGAAATATTGATTGGGCCGCCTGTGGAAAAACCAATGCAACAATCGGCTGCATTCTTGCCATGACGGTCAAAAATCACTTAAAAAGTATTTTTGTCAGGCTAAGTACCAGCAACACGGATGAAGCCGTTGGCATCATGAACACACCTACACTTTCCGTCTGAAATTCACACCCCTTTCCCCTATGACATTTGAATTTCAGATTCGTGCGCTTTTAAGCATATCCATATGGACTGTTCTCAGTACCCATCCCGCATGGGCCGAAGACCATTCCCTCCAACTCAAGGCAGAAACATCACTCACATTCGACAATAATCTGTTCAGGTTACCAGCATCCGCCAATCCAACACTCATTTTGGGTAAGCCCAGTGGCGCAGAACAAATCGGCATCAACACCCTGAGCCTCAATTTCAGCACCTCACTGAGTTTGCAAAAAATTAACCTTACAGTAAGTATTGCAGATTCCCTGTACCAAAATTTCAGCTACCTTAACTACACGTCCTACAACTACAACGCTGAGTTGAAATGGAGCTTGACTCCCAAATTGCACGGTATTTTAAGCAGTAACCGCAAGGAAACTGCCAATAGTTTTTCTGACTATTTAGGCCTCAACCAAAGCAACTTACGGACAGAAATGACTACTCGCATGGAGGCTATATACGAAGTTGATGGCCCATGGCGGGTACTGTCTGGTGTTTCCCAATTTTCACAAATCAATCAGCAAGCACTGGTGGCGGGAGGCGATCACACCACTCAGACTGTCGAAGCTGGACTTGGCTACGTCTTTGCCAGCGGTAGCAACATCAGCTTTCGTCAAAAAGCGGTCAGTGGTCATTTTTTAAACCGCGTACTACCATCCTCAGGAGCATATGACACTGATTTCTCAAAAGCAATAAGTGACCTACGTGCACAATGGGTCATGCCAGACAACAGCAGTGCAGATTTTTATTTAAGTGCCATCACACAAACTCATCCAAATTTCCCTCAGCGTAATTTCAGTGGTTTGAACTCTGGAGCCAGCATAAATTGGCTATTAACGGGTAAATCTTCTGTGAAGCTGGGACAGTCTCGCGATGTCTCTGCTTACGCTGTGTTTCTCAGCAATTACACTCAAACAGACCGTTTGTATTTTTCGCCGATCTGGCAACTCAGCCCAAAATCACTTGTGATTTTAAAAAATGAATGGGCGCATATCGCTTACCAAGGCGCACCTAATGGAATAGGAATATCCAATCAACGCAACGATGAAACCAGAGACACATCCTTGTCTTTTTACTGGCAGCCCGATCAACGGCTAACTTTCAGTGCTGCGCTGCAAAACGCCAGCAGAGCATCAAATCAAACTGGCTTAGACTACAACAGTAACCAAATTTCGGTCTCAGCTCAATACAGTTATTAACTTTTGACATCATGACAATGACTTACACACCGCTTAAAAACTATTTTCTCGCTGGTATCCTATTGCTGGGTTTGTCTGCATGTGGGAACAAAGATAACAAATCTGTGGCAACTCAAGTGGCAGTGAAAGTCGGCTCAGAAGAAATATCCGTGCATCAAATCAATCAAATATTGAGCCGAACCAATACGACCGGTGCCACACCAGAGGTGACTCGCTCCATGAGCCGTGAGGTACTGGAGAAACTCATTGATCAACAATTGGCGGTTAACAAAGCCATTGAAAACAAGCTGGATCGTGCACCAGAAACTGTGGCAGCCATCGAAGCTGCTAAGCAGGACATCCTGGCCCGTACCTACTTACAAAAAATAGCCAGCGCTTTGCCCAAGCCGACACCAGACGAAGCCAAAAAATACTATTCAGAGCACCCTCAACTATTTGCTGAACGACGCATCTTCAATATTCAGGAAATTGTGGCACCTGTGTCACCCGGCTTGGTTGAGCAACTGCGCAGCATGGCCACAGCAGGAAAGTCCATGGATGAGGTTGCTGCCCTGCTCAAATCCAAAGATGTCAAATTTAATGGCGGCAGCGCTAGCAGGCCTGCTGAGCAAATTCCACTTGAACTGCTGGCCAAAGTGCATGCCCTCAAAGATGGACAAAGCATTGTGCTAGATACGCCACAAGCGGTGACCTACTTGCGCTTAGCTTCATCACAATCGTCCCCTGTGGATCAAGTCACGGCACTGCCACGTATAGAGCAGTTTTTAAGCAATCAGCGGGCAACCGAAGCCATTGCAGCAGACATCAAGCAACTCAGAGCCAGCACAACGATTACGTACATGGGCGAGTTTGCCAAATCTGACACGGCCACACCCAGCCCAAACACGAGCATAAATAATAAAGAAAATACACCTGTAGAGCCTGCAAATAAAGCACAGAATGCTATTGAAAAAGGTGTAGCAGGTTTGAAATAGCTCCAATGAGTAAAACCATGAGCGAGTACTTTTTCAACCTGCGCGTCTTTATTTTGGGTGTTTGCTTTTTATTCGCAGGCATGACACTGCCAGCCTACGCTCAAACCAATGTCGACTATCCGTTAGGTGCTGGAGATGCACTCAAGATCCAAGTGTTTCAAAATCCCGATCTAACCCTTGAAACACGTGTCTCTGAAAACGGTGCCATCACCTACCCTTTGTTGGGCACCGTTGAGCTCGGAGGCTTGTCAATTGCGGCTGCTGAAAAAAAAATCAGTGAAGGTTTGCTGCAGGGAGGATTTTTGAAAAACCCTCAAGTCAACATTGTGTTGACGCAAATTCGAGGTAACCAAGTTTCAGTATTGGGACAAGTCTCTCGTCCAGGTCGTTTTCCACTTGAAACCGCCAACACCCGCTTGACCGACATGCTGGCCAATGCCGGTGGTGCCACGCAAAGTGGTGATGACATGGTCATCGTCACCGGCATGCGCGACGGCCAACCATTTCATCGTGAAATTGATATTCCAGCAATTTTCTTGAATACCAAACTGCTCGATAACATCTTGCTGCAAGGTGGGGACACCATCTACGTGCACCGTGCACCAGTGTTTTATATTTATGGAGAAGTACAACGTCCCGGTTCTTTTCGCATTGAGCGCAATATGACTGTCATGCAAGCACTTGCTCAAGGCGGTGGTCCAACCGCCAGAGGGAGTGAAAAGCGTCTGCGTTTGCATCGCAAAGAATCCAATGGAACCGTACAACAACTCGAACCGAGTTTGTCCGACCCTGTGCTTCCCAATGATGTCATCTATATCAAGGAAAGTATCTTCTGATGTGTTCTTGCCTTGTCAACCAATGAACCACGTGAGCCCGCTCAATCCTGAGCGTTTTCAACAATGACCTTTCAACAATTTCTGCTGATCCTGCGAGCTCGGTACAAGATTGCACTGCTGGTGTTATTGGTTACCGTAACCACGAGTTTAGGAGTAAGTCTACTTCTACCCAAACAATTCACTACCAGTGCTGCTGTGGTGATTGATGTCAAAGCGCCCGATATGGTCAGCGGCATGATTTTGCAAGGCATGATGGCACCCGGCTACATGGCCACACAAGTCGATATCATTAACAGTGATCGAGTTGCAAAAACCGTCGTCAAAATGCTGAAGATGGATCAGAGTGCAATTATTCAGAAGCAATGGAAAGAAGCCACAAAAGGTGAAGGTCAGCTGATTGACTGGCTAGCCAACCTGCTGCAAAAAGATCTAGATGTCAAACCCGCACGTGAAAGCACGGTCATCAACATCAACTACACCGCGGCCGATCCTGACTTTGCCACTGCTGTAGCCAATGCATTTGCACAGGCCTACATCAATGTCAACCTTGACTTACAAGTAGCCCCAGCCCGGCAATATGCCACTTTTTTTGATGATCAAACCAAAGAAGCTCGCGCCAAACTTGAAAAAGCCCAGCAAGCCCTGTCGGATTACCAGCAAATTTATGGCATCACATCTGCCGACGAACGAATGGACTTTGAGACTGCAAAATTGAACGAAACATCCAGCCAGCTCACCGGTATCCAGGGTCAAACCACGGATAGCCAAAGCAAACGGCTGAATGTCAAAACTGACACTGTGGCAGAGGTGATGCAAAGCCCATTGATCAACGGGTTAAAAGCTGACATTGCGCGACTAGAGTCCAGGTTAAAAGAAAGCAATGTCAACCTGGGAAAAAATCACCCTCAAACTCAACGCTATGAAGCCGAGCTGAACAGCTTAAAAGCACAGCTTGAAGGTGAGACCCAGAAAATCACTAGCTCAATTGAGACCTCTTACCAAATTGGTCGGGCCCGTGAAAAGCAGCTGCTGGATGCGCTTGAAAAGCAAAAGAAACGCGTGCTCAAACTCAATAAACAACGTGATGAATTGAATGTATTGCGGCGTGACATTGAATCAGCCCAACGTTCTTTTGAGTTGGTCAGCCAAAGGGCTTCACAAACCAACATTGCGAGTCAAACCAATCAAACCAACATTGCCGTTCTTAACCCTGCAACGCTACCAACCACGCCATCCAAGCCTCGTGTTTTATTGAACACTTTGATCTCCATTTTTTTGGGTACCCTTTTGGGGGTGGGACTCGCATTGATACTCGAACTCAAAGAGCGCAAGGTTCGCTCTGCCCATGACTTGTTTGATGCACTTGACCTGCCAGTGCTTGGCATCATTGGCTCAGCTACCAGCTTATTGCCAGGCAAAAAGGCCCTCACATGACAGCCCATATTGCCATTCCAACTTCACCCATTTTTAATGCCAGCCAATCCATAGGCGATATTTTGGTAGCCAATGGTCGCTTAAGCGAACAAGATGCAAAGCAGATTTTGGAATACCAACAAGCACAAAACGTGCAATTTGGTGATGCTGCTATTGCACTCAAACTACTAACCAAAGAAGACATCGACTTTGCGTTGAGCCAACAATACGACTACGCCTATCTAAACGCCACCAACACCAGCTTGAGCCCTGCTCTGCTCGCCGCTTATCAACCTTTTGGTGAAGTGAGCGAGAACTTGCGCGCTGTACGCAGCCAACTTACCTTGCACTGGCTTGCCAAACATCCCAACCAGAATGTACTGGCCGTTGTGAGCCCCAGCAAAAAAGATGGACGAAGTTTTGTAGCAGCTAATCTGGCGATTGTGTTTGCCCAACAAGGTCAGCGCACCTTGTTGATTGATGCAGATTTGCGATCCGAACCTGAACTAAACCAGCAAAGATTATTCAAGTTAGACCGAAGTTTCGGCTTATCTGGCATTTTGGCCAACCGCGCCGGACTCGAAGTTGCACAACTCGTTCCAGGTCTACCCCACTTGGCAGTCTTACCCGCAGGTGCAACGCCCCCCAATCCACAAGAGCTTTTAGGTCGACTGGCTTTTGGCAATCTATTAGAAAACGCAAGCCACCAGTTTGACATTACTCTGATAGATACCCCAGCTGGATGTGATTTTGCTGATGCTGAAATCATAGCTGCACGTGCAGGAACTGCGCTGATGGTTTGTCGCAAAAATCAGACTCTAATACCAGAAGTTTCTCGCCTCGCACATCGACTCCAAAGCAGTGGGGTGTCTTTGATTGGCTCGGTGTTGAATGATGCATAAAAAAATGACCCATTGGCTTCCCCTCATCATCGGTTTGGCGGTACTGTATTTACCAAGTCTTTATGACCTTTTTACTGGCATCTGGAGCAGCGATGAACAAATGCATGGCCCCATCGTCCTTGGTATCAGCCTGTGGTTAATCAAGCGTAACTGGCACGCGATGGAACTTGCTGCTCAAAACCGACAAACTAGCAACTGGGGTTGGCCTATTTTTATGCTTGGCCTGCTGCTGTATACATTTGGTCGGTCGCAAGACATTTTGATGTTCGAAATTGGATCGGTTATCTTTTTGTTAATTGGCTTAGTGCTACTTCAGCGTGGTACAGCAGCACTCAAGGTGCAATGGTTTGCACTATTCTTTATGGTGTTTATGGTGCCACTTCCTGGCACAGTTGTAGATACTGTGACCATGCCCATGAAGATGGCCGTATCCTATGTGGCAGAGCAAGTGCTATTTTGGGCTGGCTATCCCATCGGACGTAATGGAGTTATATTGCAAATAGGCCAATACATGTTATTGGTTGCTGATGCGTGTGCAGGACTGCATACGCTGCTCACACTGGAGGCCCTAGGCTTGCTGTACCT is a window of Rhodoferax lithotrophicus DNA encoding:
- the epsG gene encoding chain length determinant protein tyrosine kinase EpsG: MTAHIAIPTSPIFNASQSIGDILVANGRLSEQDAKQILEYQQAQNVQFGDAAIALKLLTKEDIDFALSQQYDYAYLNATNTSLSPALLAAYQPFGEVSENLRAVRSQLTLHWLAKHPNQNVLAVVSPSKKDGRSFVAANLAIVFAQQGQRTLLIDADLRSEPELNQQRLFKLDRSFGLSGILANRAGLEVAQLVPGLPHLAVLPAGATPPNPQELLGRLAFGNLLENASHQFDITLIDTPAGCDFADAEIIAARAGTALMVCRKNQTLIPEVSRLAHRLQSSGVSLIGSVLNDA
- the xrtB gene encoding exosortase B, with protein sequence MHKKMTHWLPLIIGLAVLYLPSLYDLFTGIWSSDEQMHGPIVLGISLWLIKRNWHAMELAAQNRQTSNWGWPIFMLGLLLYTFGRSQDILMFEIGSVIFLLIGLVLLQRGTAALKVQWFALFFMVFMVPLPGTVVDTVTMPMKMAVSYVAEQVLFWAGYPIGRNGVILQIGQYMLLVADACAGLHTLLTLEALGLLYLNLVRRDSPFRNVGLAILIVPISFTANVIRVISLSLITYHWGDAAGQGFLHKFAGMVLFLSALLLIIGFDAALHKFDDIHKQRQINSSIA